The Sinomicrobium kalidii region TCCCTGCAATTTCGTTTTAATATTAAAATAAATCATCTGCTGTAATGCTCTTGTCGTGTTTGGTGTAGTCCACGGGCCTTTTGGCGAAGAAATCGTCCAGGCTGTTGGCAAAGACCTCTTCTTCAAACCACCGCAGCGGGGCGTATTCGGCCGCCGTGATCCCGTAAATCCTGTCCATTCCTATTTTTTCCATACTGTCGTCAATACGGAATTTCATAAAGTTCAGCAGATCGTTCTTCTTTACGGTCTCGAGCTCACCGTCTTCAAATATCCAGTCCAGTATTTTCCCTTCGATATCGAGAGAATGTTTCACGGTCTCCTTAATGTGTGCAACGGTTTCCTCATCAAAGAAATCCGGATATTCTTCCTTGATCTTGTTCACCAGGTAAATCCCGGCATTGGCATGGATCTGTTCATCTACCGATGTCCAGGCAATAATGTTGCTCACGTTCTTCATCAATCCCTTGAACCTCGTAAACGACAGGATGATGGCAAACTGGCTGAAAAGCGATACGTTCTCTATAAGGATGGAGAATAGTATGAGCGATACCACATATTTTTTCCTGTCTTCCGAATTGGCATTTTTAAGGGCCTGCGAAAGATAGTCCACCCGTTCCCCGATGACCGGGACTTCGAGCAGGTTCTTAAACTCGTTGTTATACCCCAGCACTTCCAGCAGCCTGGAATAGGCTTCGGAATGGCGGAATTCGCATTCGGCAAAGGTGCTCCCCAGTCCGTTAAATTCCGGTTTCGGAAAATGCTGGTAGATGTTTCCCCAAAACGTTTTTACTGCAACTTCTATTTGTGCAATAGCCAAAAGGCTGTTTTTTATGGCCGTCCTTTCCGCCTGGTTCAGGTAGGAGTGAAAGTCCTGGGTATCGGCGGTAAAATCCACTTCGCTGTGTACCCAGAACGACCGGTTTATTGCCTCGGTAAATTGCAGGACATCGGGGTACTCAAACGGTTTATAGTTAACTCTTCTATCAAAAATAGCCATAGTACTTTTGTTTTTTAAAACGTTGTATTTTTAGTAAAATGTTTGAAACCAGATTTCTGGAAAAGCAAATGAGAGAATATTTACTTTTTAATTGGGGAAAACTAAGTTACGGCATCAAACCGCCGGTTCTGAGCGGGAGTTCAAAAAGATTTAAAAAGGTTATTAACACATTTTAGGATCGCTGTTTATTGATGCCGGTTCAGGGTTTTAAATCGCTGTAATTTAGTGTATAAGAATTTAGTCTTCACAAATTTTCAGCTACAAATACACAGATGTACCAATAGTTGTTTTGCCACGGATGCTTTTTAGAGTTTTTTAGTTGGTATTGATAATTGCATAGTGATGGTTTCCTTTTGATTATTTATAAGCTATA contains the following coding sequences:
- a CDS encoding ribonucleotide-diphosphate reductase subunit beta, with the protein product MAIFDRRVNYKPFEYPDVLQFTEAINRSFWVHSEVDFTADTQDFHSYLNQAERTAIKNSLLAIAQIEVAVKTFWGNIYQHFPKPEFNGLGSTFAECEFRHSEAYSRLLEVLGYNNEFKNLLEVPVIGERVDYLSQALKNANSEDRKKYVVSLILFSILIENVSLFSQFAIILSFTRFKGLMKNVSNIIAWTSVDEQIHANAGIYLVNKIKEEYPDFFDEETVAHIKETVKHSLDIEGKILDWIFEDGELETVKKNDLLNFMKFRIDDSMEKIGMDRIYGITAAEYAPLRWFEEEVFANSLDDFFAKRPVDYTKHDKSITADDLF